The Caproicibacterium amylolyticum genome includes the window ATGTTTCAGTTCCCAGTCCAAGGCTTTCTGTGTCAGCGGTAAAACCCAAAGGCCGTTGGTTTAAATTCTGCCTCCGCAACCAAACAGAAGGGGCTGTTGCAAAATGGCCCTTTTTCCTATGTCCGGGGCAAAGGCGAAAAATTGCTTTTTGCCCTATACCCGGCAAAAAGCGGCCCTTTTGCGGCGATTCTGCCCCACACGCTGGAGCAGTCCGCGAGGGGCCGTTTATTTTAAAAGCGCTATAGCAGTTGCTTTCTCTCATTGAAGAAGGTCCGGTAAGAGAGAAAGCAGGCCATAAATGAGGAAATCGCCGTCGTAGACAGCAGCATGAATGTCACCATGATCTGGTACCGGATTGCCATGAGCGGGGATGTGCCGGCAAGGATCAGCCCCGTCATCATGCCGGGAAGGGAGACGATTCCCAGCGTCTTCGTGGAGTCGATGGTGGGAACCATCCCCGTGCGGATCGAGTCCCGGAGAATATCCATCGAAGCCGGAAGAAGGTCCGCGCCCAGCGAAAGCTTGATTTCCACTTCGTTCCTCCGGCTTTTGAAATCGCCGGTGAGCTGCCGGTAGCACAGGCCGATGGCGACCATGGCGTTGCTGATGATCATGCCGCTGATCGGAATGATCTGATTCGCCTCGTACCGCACCGCGCCGGAGAGGACCAGGACGGAAAGCGTGGCGCCTGCGCCGACTAAAATGGAAAGGAAAGAAATCAGAATTCCGTTTTTGATCCCTTTTCCCCGCTTGGCCGCGTTAAAGGCCGCGTTAAAGATCATGAAGAGCACAATCAGCGTCGTGACGGCCGGGTTGCGGAGTCTGAAGATAAATTGAAGGACATATCCCACCGCAAAGAGCTGGATGACCGCCCGTATGACGCTGATGAGGGTCTCTTTTTCCAGCCTAAGTTTCTGAAAATAGGAAAACAGCAGAGAGACGAGAACTAACGAAGACGCCATCAGAAGAGAGGCGTCGCTGATATTCGCACCGTTCATTTGATTTCCTCCGATGATTGGATTCGGCCGTTTTCCAGAGGCAGCAGCCGGCTGGCGTATTTCCGGCTCTGGGCGGTGTTGTGGGTGACCCACAGGACCGTGACGCCCTTCCGGTTCAGCCGGAGGATTTCTTTTTCAATCAGTTCCGTGTTCTCGGCGTCGAGTGCGGAAGTCACTTCGTCCAGCAGCAGAATTTCCGGTTCGAAAAGCAGCGTGCGGATCAGGGAGATCCGCTGTTTTTCCCCTCCCGACAGCCCTTTGACCTCATGCGAGAGGTAGCTTTCGTCCAGATTGAAGCGGGCGAGCAGCGAAACGATTTTTTCCCGGTCGATCTTCCGGTCCCTGACGCGGTAGGGAAACGCGACGTTGTCTTCCACCGTATTCCCCCAGAGGACCGGCTCCTGAAAGCAGTAGCTGATTTTTTTCCGCAGCCCGATCGGATCTTCCTGAAGCATATCCTTCCCATGGAAGAAGATTTTTCCTTCCGTCGGGCTGATCAGATGGCAGCACAGCCGTAAAAAGGTACTCTTCCCGCTTCCGGAGGGGCCGACGATGGAGACAAAGTCGCCGGCTGAAAACTGTGCCGAAACGTCTTTGAGAATCTCTTTTCCGCCCTGCCGGTAGGAAACATCCCGGAATGTGAGCTGTTCCAATGCTTTCACCTCAAGATCAAGACTTTCCGCGGCGGCAGCGGCCGCTTTTTCTGAAAATTTCCTCCTGTTCCGGCTTCAATCCGAACGGTCCGCCGCTTTCCGCCCTTTCCCGGAGCGGAGGATGACAGCGATCAGCAGGGCGGAGACGATGCCCAGAACGCCGCCGAACCAGAACGGCGCGTCGGAGCCCCAGACATTCCACATCCCGCCGGCGATTATGGAGGAAAACAGGAGGCCGAAGCCCTGCAGCATGCCGTAGACGCCGAGCACGGTCCCCTTATATTCCGCCGGCGACGCCTCCGCGATCAACGCCCGTTCCGCCCCGCTGATAAAGGCGGTATAAGCGCCGTAGGCGACGAACAGGATCAGCAGGGAGACTTTCGACGTCAGCAGGGCAAACCCCAGATAGACCAGGCCGTAGATCAGATAGCCGGGGATCAGGACCCTGCTTCTGCCGAACCGGTCCGACAGCCGGCCGGCCGGGATCGCCAGAATGGACGCGGAAACGTTGAAAATCAGATAGAGCAGCATCACCTCGGAGGTGGAAAACCCGCGCGACTGCGCCTTGAGCAGCAAGAAGGCGTTGGAAGAGTTGCCGAGGCAGAAAAGGAAGAGAACGGCGAAATACCATTTCAGTCTTGCGTCCAGTTTCAGGCCCCGAAAGGCCAGCCTCCGCTGTTTTGGGGCGGCTCCCTTTTCCTCCCGGATCAGCGGGATGATCGTCACGGCGACGACGCCCGGAATGACGGACCAGAGGAACGCCGAGCGATATTTCATTCCGATGGCGATAAACAGGAAAGCAAAAAGGGCCCCGAGCGAAGACCCCGCCATATCGAGCATCTTATGTAAACCGTAGGAACCGCCCAGTTTCCCTTTTTCGCTCGACTGCGCCACCAAAGCGTCGCGCGGGGCGGTCCGGATCCCCTTGCCGGTGCGGTCGATCACCCGCGCCGCCAGCACGCCGCCCCACGAGCCGGCTATCAGAAGGACGAACTTATAGAGCACGGAGGCGGAATATCCGAGGAAAGCCAACCGTTTTTTATTTTGATATCGATCCCCGATGTAGCCGCTCGCCACTTTCAGAAGGGAAGCGACGCTTTCCGCAACGCCTTCGATCACGCCGACGATGGCCGGCGTCGCCCCGAGAACCGCCGTCAGGTACAGAGGAATGATCGGGTAGATCATTTCCGTACTCATATCCATAAAAA containing:
- a CDS encoding ABC transporter permease, with the translated sequence MNGANISDASLLMASSLVLVSLLFSYFQKLRLEKETLISVIRAVIQLFAVGYVLQFIFRLRNPAVTTLIVLFMIFNAAFNAAKRGKGIKNGILISFLSILVGAGATLSVLVLSGAVRYEANQIIPISGMIISNAMVAIGLCYRQLTGDFKSRRNEVEIKLSLGADLLPASMDILRDSIRTGMVPTIDSTKTLGIVSLPGMMTGLILAGTSPLMAIRYQIMVTFMLLSTTAISSFMACFLSYRTFFNERKQLL
- a CDS encoding ABC transporter ATP-binding protein, with protein sequence MEQLTFRDVSYRQGGKEILKDVSAQFSAGDFVSIVGPSGSGKSTFLRLCCHLISPTEGKIFFHGKDMLQEDPIGLRKKISYCFQEPVLWGNTVEDNVAFPYRVRDRKIDREKIVSLLARFNLDESYLSHEVKGLSGGEKQRISLIRTLLFEPEILLLDEVTSALDAENTELIEKEILRLNRKGVTVLWVTHNTAQSRKYASRLLPLENGRIQSSEEIK
- a CDS encoding MFS transporter, which codes for MSKKKMIIVSNIFLIGLVSFFMDMSTEMIYPIIPLYLTAVLGATPAIVGVIEGVAESVASLLKVASGYIGDRYQNKKRLAFLGYSASVLYKFVLLIAGSWGGVLAARVIDRTGKGIRTAPRDALVAQSSEKGKLGGSYGLHKMLDMAGSSLGALFAFLFIAIGMKYRSAFLWSVIPGVVAVTIIPLIREEKGAAPKQRRLAFRGLKLDARLKWYFAVLFLFCLGNSSNAFLLLKAQSRGFSTSEVMLLYLIFNVSASILAIPAGRLSDRFGRSRVLIPGYLIYGLVYLGFALLTSKVSLLILFVAYGAYTAFISGAERALIAEASPAEYKGTVLGVYGMLQGFGLLFSSIIAGGMWNVWGSDAPFWFGGVLGIVSALLIAVILRSGKGRKAADRSD